A part of Myxococcus landrumus genomic DNA contains:
- a CDS encoding DUF2917 domain-containing protein codes for MQSMFALTRRGWLSTLWNQLKPEVPTEAETGAVALFHGALWSRRLDGSEGLSLTCTEGQLWLTFESDPRDYILEPGSTMRLAKPGLVVVQAMRPSRFRLAKMGPSPSMDTR; via the coding sequence AGTCGATGTTCGCTCTCACGCGGCGGGGCTGGTTGAGCACGCTGTGGAATCAACTGAAGCCGGAAGTCCCCACGGAAGCCGAGACCGGCGCCGTGGCGCTGTTTCACGGGGCCCTGTGGAGCCGTCGCCTGGACGGGAGCGAGGGTCTCTCGCTCACCTGTACCGAGGGCCAGCTCTGGCTCACCTTCGAGTCGGACCCACGGGACTACATCCTGGAGCCCGGGAGCACGATGCGCCTGGCGAAGCCGGGGCTCGTGGTGGTGCAGGCGATGAGGCCCTCGCGCTTCCGGCTCGCGAAGATGGGCCCTTCGCCTTCGATGGACACACGCTGA
- a CDS encoding prolipoprotein diacylglyceryl transferase has translation MSAHPLLDISPVVVRFSETLFLRWTGVAYLVGFLLVFAVLWRQAARGQGPFQKREVPEFVLYAGLFGVMLGGRLGYVLLHQWEDFSRDGSIFFQFRQGGASMLGALVGVLVFAVYFARQHQRSWLQVTDALVVFAPLGFLLGSLALFTEGAPLGQVTSVPWAFLFPAEVGMPDFRPLVPPAFDVATLAYAPGHEVALLARTNAALLAELHRILPARHPVLLYQAVLEGVVLGAILLAVRRGWRSRPEGMLSGVFFVLSGGLALISLPFRAPQPNLSFAASFEQSALAPVLLMALGAAFILSALAPRPREEARPSAAKLEGHAAD, from the coding sequence GTGTCCGCTCATCCGCTCCTCGATATCAGCCCGGTGGTGGTGCGCTTCTCCGAGACGCTCTTCCTGCGCTGGACAGGGGTCGCGTATCTCGTGGGCTTCCTCCTCGTGTTCGCCGTGCTCTGGCGTCAGGCCGCGCGCGGACAGGGGCCGTTCCAGAAGCGAGAGGTGCCGGAGTTCGTGCTCTACGCGGGGCTCTTCGGGGTGATGCTGGGCGGACGGCTGGGCTACGTGCTCCTGCATCAGTGGGAAGACTTCTCCCGGGACGGCTCCATCTTCTTCCAGTTCCGGCAGGGTGGCGCCTCCATGCTGGGGGCCCTCGTGGGGGTGCTGGTTTTCGCGGTGTACTTCGCGCGCCAGCACCAGCGCTCCTGGCTTCAAGTGACGGACGCGCTGGTGGTCTTCGCCCCGCTGGGCTTCTTGCTGGGCTCGCTGGCCCTGTTCACGGAAGGGGCCCCGCTGGGGCAGGTGACCTCCGTGCCGTGGGCCTTCCTCTTCCCCGCCGAGGTCGGCATGCCCGACTTCCGGCCACTGGTGCCTCCCGCGTTCGATGTCGCGACGCTGGCCTATGCACCCGGCCATGAGGTGGCGCTCCTGGCGCGCACGAACGCCGCGCTCCTCGCGGAGTTGCACCGCATCCTCCCCGCGCGTCATCCCGTGTTGCTCTACCAGGCTGTCCTGGAGGGCGTGGTCCTGGGAGCCATCCTCCTGGCGGTGCGACGCGGGTGGCGCTCGCGGCCCGAGGGGATGTTGAGCGGAGTGTTCTTCGTGCTGTCCGGGGGACTGGCGCTCATCAGCCTGCCGTTCCGCGCGCCTCAGCCGAACCTGTCCTTCGCCGCCTCGTTCGAGCAGAGCGCGCTGGCCCCGGTGCTGTTGATGGCGCTGGGCGCGGCCTTCATCCTCAGCGCGCTGGCCCCGCGTCCTCGTGAAGAGGCGCGGCCCTCCGCCGCGAAGCTGGAGGGCCACGCCGCCGATTGA